A genome region from Clostridium sp. JN-9 includes the following:
- a CDS encoding PadR family transcriptional regulator, giving the protein MNVQFKKGVLELCVLAELYQRDCYGYELVEEISKDIDISEGTIYPLLRRLKSEGNVVTYLQESQEGPPRKYYKITELGRQRSIDLIKEWKNFSGGVSKIVNRVVID; this is encoded by the coding sequence ATGAATGTTCAATTTAAAAAAGGAGTTCTTGAACTTTGCGTTTTAGCTGAACTCTATCAAAGAGACTGCTATGGTTATGAATTAGTAGAAGAAATTTCAAAGGACATAGATATTTCTGAGGGCACTATATACCCGCTGCTGCGGAGGCTTAAAAGTGAAGGCAATGTGGTAACTTATCTGCAGGAATCACAGGAAGGTCCTCCCAGAAAATATTATAAAATTACTGAATTAGGAAGGCAGAGAAGCATAGACTTAATAAAGGAATGGAAAAATTTTTCAGGTGGTGTTAGCAAAATTGTAAACAGAGTAGTTATTGATTAA
- a CDS encoding SH3 domain-containing protein, with the protein MKKSKSLVFAFLIASALVGNTALMPNPVQAAGTPNLPDLSSSAYNSNNIFTESGYKGQCTWFAYGRAKEKLGISLPSEFYGNAIDWWYANLRDHVYNYGTEPKPNSIVVWYGGPRGYGHVAYVEDVIGDTVFFNEGNFQVRGNYEGHLKALSKEQIKNRGNIFLKGYIYIGEGKSSGHTDNSNTSQGSNSKTSKVSLSNAGSSLNVRSSSNTNSSVVGSLRNGDSVKIIEQQGSWYKISYGSGYGYVYSKYIKDAGNDISNGQSNTTPVVSNKYGTVNLKSQSSCLNIRSSASLNSSVIGTLQHGSKVAIIESTGEWLKISSGSKTGYVYKDYVKEDNSGNENNPVKNPNYATVSLKDSSSFLNLRTSPWYGRILSTLSNGTKLQLLGTDGLWYKVQYNNSIGYVHSDYIKK; encoded by the coding sequence ATGAAAAAATCAAAATCACTGGTTTTTGCATTTTTAATTGCTTCAGCTCTAGTGGGAAATACGGCATTAATGCCAAATCCTGTACAGGCTGCTGGAACACCTAACCTTCCTGATCTTTCAAGTAGTGCTTATAATAGTAATAATATTTTTACTGAAAGCGGTTATAAGGGTCAGTGCACATGGTTTGCATATGGAAGGGCAAAAGAAAAACTGGGCATAAGTCTGCCTAGCGAATTTTATGGTAATGCCATAGATTGGTGGTATGCCAATTTAAGGGATCATGTTTATAATTATGGTACGGAACCTAAGCCAAATTCCATTGTGGTATGGTATGGCGGTCCGAGAGGTTATGGACATGTTGCTTATGTTGAGGATGTAATTGGAGACACTGTTTTTTTCAATGAAGGTAATTTTCAGGTAAGAGGAAATTATGAAGGTCATTTGAAGGCATTATCCAAGGAACAGATTAAAAACAGAGGAAATATATTTTTAAAGGGATATATTTATATAGGAGAAGGAAAATCATCAGGCCATACTGATAATTCTAATACTTCTCAGGGTTCTAATTCAAAAACATCAAAGGTTTCTTTAAGCAATGCAGGTTCCTCATTAAATGTGAGATCATCCAGCAATACCAATAGTTCTGTTGTTGGATCACTAAGGAATGGTGATTCAGTAAAAATAATTGAGCAGCAGGGCAGCTGGTATAAAATTTCCTATGGCAGCGGCTATGGATATGTATATTCAAAGTACATAAAGGATGCAGGAAATGACATTTCAAATGGGCAAAGCAATACCACCCCTGTTGTTTCTAATAAATATGGTACTGTAAATTTAAAAAGCCAGTCATCATGTTTAAATATCAGAAGCAGTGCTTCATTAAATTCTTCAGTAATTGGTACCCTGCAGCATGGTTCCAAGGTAGCCATTATTGAAAGCACTGGTGAATGGCTTAAGATAAGCTCAGGCTCTAAAACAGGATACGTATATAAAGACTATGTTAAGGAAGATAATTCGGGCAATGAAAACAACCCTGTAAAAAATCCGAATTATGCTACAGTGTCATTAAAGGATTCATCATCTTTTCTAAACCTTAGGACAAGTCCTTGGTATGGAAGAATATTAAGTACATTAAGTAATGGTACAAAGCTGCAGCTCCTTGGTACCGACGGACTTTGGTACAAGGTTCAGTATAACAACAGCATAGGTTATGTTCACAGTGATTATATAAAAAAATAA
- a CDS encoding YhfC family glutamic-type intramembrane protease: MVSDLSVFYVILGMIFSMFVPAALAIFMIKRYKASWKAFFVGAAVFVISQPLLRLQILRYLNTTTWFTLFSTTNMAAYSIILGVTAGLFEEIGRYIGFKFFLKDKLQWKNGIVFGLGHGGIEALIFVGLGYLTLLLNRGLITAAPNLYLAGTLERVMAIICHIAMTLLVLYAVKYRRKIYLFYAILFHSLIDSPLGIFKMAGLSTWQIEGYIFILTLAALFIIIKLKNKIDNECII, encoded by the coding sequence GTGGTTTCTGATTTATCTGTTTTTTATGTAATTTTGGGAATGATATTTTCAATGTTTGTTCCAGCTGCTCTGGCAATATTTATGATCAAGAGGTACAAAGCCAGCTGGAAGGCCTTCTTTGTTGGAGCAGCCGTGTTTGTAATATCTCAGCCTTTGCTTAGACTGCAGATTTTAAGGTATTTAAATACCACAACCTGGTTTACCTTATTTAGCACTACAAACATGGCGGCATATTCTATAATACTTGGTGTTACTGCGGGTTTGTTTGAGGAGATTGGGAGATATATAGGATTTAAGTTTTTTCTAAAGGATAAGCTGCAGTGGAAAAACGGCATTGTGTTTGGCCTTGGACATGGGGGCATAGAGGCTTTAATTTTTGTAGGGCTTGGATATTTAACCCTGCTTTTGAACAGAGGACTAATTACTGCAGCACCTAATTTATATCTGGCAGGTACTTTGGAGAGAGTCATGGCAATTATATGCCATATAGCAATGACATTACTGGTACTTTATGCAGTTAAATATAGAAGAAAAATATATTTATTTTATGCTATCTTATTTCATTCATTAATAGACAGCCCTTTAGGAATTTTTAAAATGGCAGGTTTATCTACATGGCAAATTGAAGGCTATATATTTATTTTAACCTTGGCGGCTTTATTTATAATTATTAAACTGAAAAATAAAATTGATAATGAATGCATTATATAA
- a CDS encoding DUF4097 family beta strand repeat-containing protein, whose translation MFENKNMKKVVLWLTVVVLVCFGIGFLIFSITGGYKRNYGGFNSGSLITSKDSKEYSVNDEKTAAIQGINEITVEASNADINIIPEKRNDVKAHLYGNITATFETKLYLNSSGSTMEISTDKQRIGSFSVFGSSLKLDIFVPESYNNNLKVNTSSGKINVINKMNLKDVSFNLTSGNVTLKDLTCENLTAKCSSGTINGENIITKSSDVDITSGTINLTSFKGNLNGGTTSGKIFIDYSYFDNNVDLKATSGNIELRLPDYAQFKLQSKATSGRVSCKFPITVDNSEKRNELNGVVGNGKNSVNVNTTSGNVTISKR comes from the coding sequence ATGTTTGAAAACAAAAACATGAAAAAGGTTGTACTGTGGCTTACAGTTGTGGTTTTGGTCTGCTTTGGAATTGGCTTTTTAATATTTAGTATAACAGGCGGATATAAGAGAAATTATGGTGGATTTAATTCTGGCAGCCTGATAACTTCAAAGGACTCAAAGGAATACTCTGTAAATGATGAAAAGACAGCAGCAATTCAGGGAATAAATGAAATCACAGTAGAGGCTTCCAATGCTGATATTAACATTATTCCTGAAAAAAGAAATGATGTGAAGGCTCATTTGTATGGAAACATCACAGCAACCTTTGAAACAAAGCTGTACCTTAATTCTAGCGGAAGCACTATGGAAATTTCCACTGATAAGCAGAGGATTGGCTCCTTTAGTGTATTTGGATCCAGTTTAAAATTAGATATTTTTGTGCCTGAAAGCTATAATAACAATTTAAAGGTAAACACCTCCTCAGGAAAGATCAATGTTATAAATAAAATGAATTTAAAGGATGTGTCCTTTAATCTTACTTCAGGAAATGTGACCTTAAAGGATCTCACCTGCGAAAATTTAACTGCAAAATGCAGCTCAGGTACTATAAATGGAGAAAATATTATAACAAAATCTTCAGATGTGGATATTACATCTGGAACCATTAACTTAACATCATTTAAAGGAAATTTAAATGGAGGAACCACATCGGGAAAAATATTTATAGATTACAGTTACTTTGACAATAATGTGGATTTAAAAGCTACCTCAGGAAATATAGAATTAAGGCTTCCTGACTATGCACAGTTCAAGCTTCAGTCAAAGGCAACCTCAGGCAGGGTAAGCTGCAAATTTCCTATAACTGTTGATAACAGCGAAAAGAGAAATGAATTAAATGGAGTTGTGGGAAACGGCAAAAATTCTGTTAATGTAAATACTACATCAGGTAATGTGACAATAAGTAAGAGGTAA
- a CDS encoding GntR family transcriptional regulator gives MLIKIDFESDTPLYIQLKRQLIQGIARGQLKQGESLPSVRQLAEDIGINMHTVNKAYNLLKQDGYVSIDRRKGAMVNRSIGEPGEDYMSELKEELSAIIAEAYTKGVKREEFKKICHDIFIEYEGNK, from the coding sequence ATGCTGATAAAAATAGATTTTGAAAGTGACACACCATTATATATACAATTAAAAAGGCAGCTTATTCAGGGTATTGCCAGAGGGCAGCTGAAGCAGGGGGAGAGCCTTCCCTCTGTGAGGCAGCTGGCAGAGGATATAGGAATAAACATGCATACAGTTAATAAAGCATATAATTTACTAAAGCAGGATGGATATGTTTCAATTGACAGAAGAAAAGGTGCCATGGTGAACAGGTCTATAGGAGAGCCTGGTGAGGATTATATGTCAGAGCTTAAGGAAGAGCTTAGTGCAATAATAGCTGAGGCATATACAAAGGGCGTTAAAAGAGAGGAATTTAAAAAAATCTGTCATGACATATTTATTGAATATGAGGGGAATAAATAA
- a CDS encoding ATP-dependent DNA helicase gives MQDKKQIKISIRNLVEFVLRAGDLDNRFTGSSRAAEGTRIHQKIQKSYKKLYSKEADLINAAEEKISYSAEVPLKLITEYKEFTFNVEGRADGIIIKNDFVTIDEIKSTAKPLQEIEQDYNLLHWAQAQCYAYIYAFQNNLEEINVQLTYFQINTEEIKYFNKQFSLKELEQFFYDLLDKYLIWARFTSNWIEVRDNSIKEIEFPFKTYRKGQRQMAVAAYGTIKEGKKIFIQAPTGIGKTISTLFPSIKAMREGFTSKIFYLTAKTITRKAAEDALIKMKQCNLRFKSITLTAKDKICFNPDKGCNPNECEYARGHYDRVNEAILDILNNEDILHRKIIEGYAERYHICPFEFSLDLAIWADCVICDYNYVFDPRVYLKRFFEGTSNDFTLLIDEAHNLVDRAREMFSAEIDKKSFLNVKKIIKDKSKKVSRELNKINLYMLNLKKELHQGGNIDETAAELQGNIVIRNDKTVVIHESMDKLVFQLRRLNEIIEQFIAENKDKSEDFQELLDLYFQCSAFIRTSELYDERYVTIIQENDGNLRVKFFCVDPSYLLKETLKRVKSAIFFSATLTPIDYFRYILGGEEGDYILRLHSPFSIENRQVLMCTNISTKFRNRDKSIDEIVQIIHKCTSLKKGNYLVFFPSYKYMKDTCETYSNKYSDSKILLQEPDMGEEDREKFLQEFKEEPEETLIAFAVLGGIFSEGIDLKFDKLIGAIIIGVGLPQICTERDIIKNYFRDKNNMGYEYSYIYPGMNKVLQAGGRVIRTEEDKGIILLIDERYNTNTYKKLLPMEWFPNYTVGNIKALTNCLNDFWGNNH, from the coding sequence ATGCAGGATAAAAAGCAAATTAAAATATCCATAAGAAATTTAGTAGAATTTGTACTAAGAGCAGGAGATTTAGATAACAGATTTACCGGCAGCAGCAGGGCAGCTGAGGGTACAAGAATACATCAAAAAATTCAGAAGTCATATAAAAAGCTGTATTCAAAGGAAGCTGATTTAATTAATGCAGCAGAAGAAAAAATATCCTACAGTGCCGAGGTGCCTTTAAAACTTATAACTGAGTATAAGGAATTTACCTTTAATGTGGAGGGAAGAGCAGACGGCATAATCATAAAAAATGATTTTGTTACCATAGATGAAATTAAAAGCACTGCAAAGCCCCTGCAGGAAATAGAACAGGATTATAATTTGCTGCACTGGGCCCAGGCTCAGTGCTATGCTTATATATATGCATTTCAGAATAATCTTGAGGAAATAAATGTACAGCTTACTTATTTTCAGATTAATACTGAGGAAATCAAGTATTTTAACAAACAGTTCAGCCTTAAAGAGCTGGAACAGTTTTTTTATGACCTTCTTGATAAATATCTAATCTGGGCAAGGTTTACCAGTAACTGGATTGAAGTTAGAGATAACTCCATTAAAGAAATTGAATTTCCCTTTAAAACATATAGAAAAGGACAAAGACAGATGGCAGTGGCAGCTTATGGCACCATTAAAGAGGGAAAGAAAATTTTTATTCAGGCGCCTACTGGCATAGGTAAAACCATTTCCACCTTATTCCCAAGTATAAAGGCCATGAGAGAGGGCTTTACCTCTAAAATATTTTATTTAACTGCTAAGACAATTACAAGAAAAGCTGCCGAGGATGCACTGATTAAAATGAAGCAGTGCAATCTGCGATTTAAAAGTATTACCTTAACTGCCAAGGATAAGATATGCTTTAACCCTGACAAAGGCTGCAATCCAAATGAATGTGAATATGCCAGAGGACATTATGACAGAGTTAATGAAGCAATTTTGGATATTTTAAATAATGAGGATATTCTCCATAGAAAAATAATTGAAGGCTATGCTGAAAGGTATCATATATGTCCCTTTGAATTTTCCCTGGATTTAGCTATATGGGCAGACTGCGTTATATGTGACTACAATTATGTTTTTGATCCTAGGGTATATTTAAAGAGATTTTTCGAGGGTACCAGCAATGATTTTACCCTGCTTATTGATGAGGCTCATAATTTAGTAGACAGAGCAAGAGAAATGTTTTCTGCTGAAATTGATAAAAAAAGTTTTTTAAATGTTAAAAAGATTATAAAGGATAAGTCAAAAAAGGTAAGCAGAGAATTGAATAAAATAAATTTATACATGCTTAATCTTAAAAAAGAACTGCATCAAGGCGGGAATATTGATGAAACTGCCGCGGAACTGCAGGGAAACATTGTAATAAGAAATGATAAAACTGTGGTTATTCATGAAAGCATGGATAAGCTGGTTTTTCAGCTAAGAAGGCTTAATGAAATAATTGAACAGTTTATTGCAGAAAACAAGGATAAAAGTGAGGATTTTCAGGAGCTTTTGGATTTGTATTTTCAGTGCAGTGCCTTTATAAGAACCAGCGAGCTTTATGACGAAAGATATGTTACTATTATTCAGGAGAATGATGGGAATTTAAGAGTAAAGTTTTTCTGTGTTGATCCATCATATCTCTTAAAGGAAACTTTGAAAAGGGTTAAAAGCGCTATATTTTTTTCTGCCACACTTACACCTATAGATTATTTCAGGTACATTCTTGGAGGAGAAGAAGGAGATTACATATTAAGGCTGCATTCTCCCTTCAGCATTGAAAACAGGCAGGTGCTTATGTGCACAAATATATCCACAAAGTTTAGAAACAGGGATAAAAGCATTGATGAAATTGTGCAGATAATTCATAAGTGTACATCTTTAAAAAAGGGAAATTATCTGGTGTTTTTCCCTTCCTATAAATATATGAAGGATACCTGTGAGACCTATTCCAATAAATATTCTGATTCAAAGATATTGCTGCAGGAGCCTGATATGGGAGAAGAAGACAGAGAAAAATTCCTTCAAGAATTTAAAGAAGAGCCTGAGGAAACTCTCATTGCCTTTGCAGTGCTTGGTGGTATTTTTTCAGAGGGAATTGATTTGAAATTTGATAAATTAATTGGTGCAATTATTATTGGAGTTGGTCTTCCTCAGATTTGCACAGAAAGGGATATTATTAAAAACTATTTTCGGGACAAAAATAATATGGGATATGAATACTCATATATATATCCTGGAATGAATAAGGTGCTTCAGGCAGGAGGAAGAGTCATAAGAACAGAAGAGGATAAAGGTATTATTTTATTAATTGATGAAAGATATAATACAAATACATATAAAAAACTGCTTCCCATGGAATGGTTTCCAAATTATACAGTTGGAAATATTAAAGCATTGACAAATTGTTTAAATGATTTTTGGGGTAATAATCATTAA
- a CDS encoding DUF1700 domain-containing protein yields the protein MNKHTFMEILKSSLGNMPQDEINDILYDYNEHFQIGMDNGKTEEEICRELGDPKAIAKSYRASMAVERAEENPSTKNLFSAVLAAIALGFFNLVIVLGPFLAVVGIIIGLFAASIGIFISGIASIIGISAAPFLPMYVHFNGINGFALFFFGIGLTALGALMFIGVCYVAKYFYKVTVKYLNWNINIIKK from the coding sequence ATGAATAAACACACATTTATGGAAATTTTAAAATCTTCTCTTGGCAATATGCCTCAGGATGAAATAAATGATATTTTATATGATTACAATGAACATTTTCAAATTGGAATGGATAATGGTAAAACTGAAGAGGAAATATGCAGAGAACTTGGAGATCCCAAAGCTATTGCAAAATCCTACAGAGCATCCATGGCTGTAGAAAGAGCAGAAGAAAACCCAAGCACAAAAAATTTATTTTCAGCTGTACTGGCGGCAATTGCTCTTGGCTTTTTCAATTTAGTAATAGTTCTTGGTCCTTTTTTAGCTGTAGTGGGTATAATAATTGGACTTTTTGCAGCTTCCATTGGAATTTTTATATCAGGTATAGCTTCAATAATAGGTATATCCGCTGCTCCATTTCTGCCAATGTATGTTCATTTTAATGGGATTAACGGCTTTGCACTTTTCTTCTTTGGCATTGGCTTAACAGCATTAGGTGCATTGATGTTTATAGGAGTATGCTATGTGGCGAAGTATTTTTACAAGGTTACAGTAAAATATTTAAACTGGAATATTAATATTATAAAAAAATAG
- a CDS encoding transposase, translating into MNKSYLKQMLTYINKVYDIGEKINTLEDKKIKSLVKISTITFVVLFGFMLQIRSFNRLEHWLKKGKFKKVLPKNTKMIHIDAVRRCLSDFDLNGLKNIHDSIIRTTIKNKIFRNGTIDGLKVVAVDGVELFESAKKFCDKCLSRKNKDGTTRHFHRSVVCITVGSDPHVILGQEMLEPKKDSSNKDEGEITGGIRLIKKLYRKYHHFADIIVADALYCKSTWIKEVLSIGMNAVVRVKDERLLIVKDALALFKRREADKKWIVKQGSKDYTKIKAWDEDNFEISDPTIKVRFIRFIEEIHTGDKVEIKEGWIITTDKFASVETLWKIMHKRWDIENNAFHQLKTEWHLDHCFLHSPTGVETVLMFIIIAFNLMQLYFFRCIRGFRKKRMLQIDIIEDIKDERFTIDDNWNNPIFKKT; encoded by the coding sequence ATGAATAAAAGTTATTTAAAACAAATGCTCACCTATATTAATAAAGTATACGATATAGGTGAAAAAATCAATACCTTAGAGGATAAAAAGATAAAATCTCTAGTAAAAATTTCAACAATCACCTTTGTAGTTTTGTTTGGATTTATGCTTCAAATAAGAAGTTTCAACAGGTTAGAGCATTGGCTTAAAAAAGGTAAATTTAAAAAAGTATTACCTAAAAACACTAAAATGATTCACATTGATGCCGTTAGGCGCTGCTTAAGTGATTTTGATTTGAATGGTTTGAAAAATATTCATGATAGTATAATTAGAACTACGATAAAAAATAAGATATTTAGAAATGGTACCATAGATGGCTTAAAGGTAGTTGCTGTAGATGGTGTAGAATTATTTGAAAGTGCTAAAAAATTTTGTGACAAATGTCTTTCACGAAAGAATAAGGATGGCACTACTCGTCATTTCCACAGATCTGTAGTTTGTATTACCGTAGGTTCGGATCCCCATGTTATTTTAGGACAAGAAATGCTTGAACCTAAGAAAGATAGTTCGAATAAAGATGAAGGTGAAATCACCGGAGGTATAAGATTAATAAAAAAATTATATCGTAAATATCACCATTTTGCCGATATTATAGTAGCTGATGCTTTATATTGTAAATCTACTTGGATAAAAGAAGTCCTTTCAATAGGAATGAATGCAGTAGTAAGAGTTAAAGATGAGCGTCTTCTCATTGTAAAGGATGCATTAGCTCTATTTAAGCGCCGTGAGGCTGATAAGAAATGGATTGTAAAGCAGGGAAGTAAAGACTATACCAAAATTAAAGCTTGGGATGAAGATAATTTTGAAATATCAGATCCGACTATCAAAGTTAGATTTATAAGGTTTATAGAAGAAATTCATACTGGAGATAAGGTAGAAATTAAAGAAGGCTGGATTATAACAACAGACAAATTTGCCTCAGTAGAAACCTTGTGGAAGATAATGCACAAGAGGTGGGATATAGAAAATAATGCCTTTCATCAGCTTAAAACAGAATGGCATTTAGATCATTGCTTTCTTCATAGCCCTACGGGCGTAGAGACAGTACTGATGTTTATAATTATAGCGTTTAATCTGATGCAGTTATATTTTTTTAGATGTATCAGAGGTTTTAGAAAGAAACGGATGCTTCAAATAGATATTATTGAAGATATAAAAGATGAAAGATTTACTATAGATGACAACTGGAATAATCCAATATTTAAAAAGACTTAA
- a CDS encoding alpha/beta fold hydrolase, with the protein MGNKTFYFKDSDGVNIFVYKWMPEGDIKGVIQIAHGMAETAARYERFAEFLTKNGYVVFANDHRGHGKTAGSVEKLGYIADEDGFNWMVKDMHELNCIIRDEYKNMPVFLFGHSMGSFLSQRYIQLYGKDLKGVILSGTNGKQGPIIDLGIFVASIEIKKHGRKEKSELLNNMSFGSYNKAFKPCRTDFDWLNRDEAEVDKYIKDPYCGTVFTTSFYYDLLRALKDMYRPKNINAIPKELPIYIMAGTMDPVGNKGKGVIKLYNMSEV; encoded by the coding sequence ATGGGTAATAAAACATTTTATTTTAAGGATTCAGATGGAGTGAATATATTTGTGTATAAGTGGATGCCTGAAGGGGACATTAAAGGGGTAATTCAGATTGCTCATGGTATGGCAGAAACTGCAGCAAGATATGAAAGATTTGCAGAATTTCTTACGAAAAATGGCTATGTTGTGTTTGCTAATGACCACAGAGGCCATGGTAAAACCGCTGGCAGCGTTGAAAAGCTTGGATATATTGCAGATGAGGATGGATTTAACTGGATGGTAAAGGATATGCATGAATTAAACTGCATAATAAGAGATGAATATAAAAATATGCCTGTCTTTTTATTTGGGCACAGCATGGGATCATTTTTAAGCCAAAGATATATACAGCTTTACGGTAAGGATCTTAAAGGTGTTATTTTATCAGGTACAAATGGTAAACAGGGACCAATTATAGATTTAGGAATATTTGTAGCAAGTATTGAAATAAAGAAACATGGCAGAAAAGAAAAAAGCGAACTACTAAATAATATGTCCTTTGGAAGCTATAATAAGGCATTTAAACCATGCAGGACTGACTTTGACTGGCTTAACAGAGATGAGGCTGAAGTTGATAAATATATTAAGGACCCTTACTGCGGAACAGTTTTTACCACATCCTTTTATTATGATTTATTAAGGGCACTTAAGGATATGTATAGGCCTAAAAATATTAATGCTATTCCAAAGGAGCTTCCAATATACATCATGGCTGGGACCATGGACCCTGTAGGAAATAAGGGAAAGGGTGTTATTAAGCTTTATAACATGTCAGAAGTTTAG
- a CDS encoding DUF3887 domain-containing protein, whose amino-acid sequence MKKNYLGRIFIFALITIMAGVLLTGCGQKLTEADVSYGSEITDNVLEGIKDKNYNKFSRDFSDTMKNAITEQSFNSLTGNLNTKIGDYKSKAFSGASKTKKDNKEYTVVVYKAKYTKETGDVLITITFSDNNGKNMVDGLYFKSPNLAK is encoded by the coding sequence ATGAAAAAGAATTATTTAGGCAGAATATTTATATTTGCATTAATAACAATAATGGCAGGGGTACTTTTAACAGGCTGCGGACAAAAGCTTACAGAGGCAGACGTGAGTTATGGATCTGAAATCACAGATAATGTACTGGAGGGCATAAAGGATAAGAATTATAACAAATTTTCCAGGGACTTCAGTGACACCATGAAAAATGCCATAACGGAGCAGTCCTTTAATTCACTGACAGGCAATTTAAATACTAAAATAGGCGATTATAAGAGCAAAGCCTTTTCCGGTGCATCTAAAACTAAGAAGGACAACAAGGAATATACTGTAGTAGTTTATAAGGCAAAATATACAAAGGAAACAGGAGATGTGCTTATAACTATAACCTTCTCTGATAATAACGGAAAAAACATGGTAGACGGATTGTACTTTAAGTCTCCAAATTTGGCTAAATAG
- a CDS encoding DUF1648 domain-containing protein, translating to MSDNIFLILMNVPILILLLVLQLITPKITRKEIYFGVRIPEEKLDSDKLKKVYPGFISANLKVCIPYILIFNVILFFKSQQAVAIFIAGILLYTLVNTLIYYYYHREVIKIKHSNHWDEGKKQIVVVDTEFSKNKSRKMLASKWWFLIPLALIALNVTMGFAVYNTLPDRIATHWNAAGEVNGWQRKSYGTIMQLPVVQLFLVIIMYISYKTIGWAKQQIDTSNPEESKEKNRIFRYAWSVYMILSTILLTIMFTFMNMIVLGILKIDSKLMLPIILVITGVMLAGSVYLSVKLGQGGSRINLSRLHEKKVNSSSKNDDEYWKLGCIYFNHEDPSIFVEKRFGVGWTMNFGSLGGILVLVGLILAIVLLPVLIKILS from the coding sequence ATGAGTGATAATATATTTTTAATACTTATGAATGTACCAATATTAATACTATTATTAGTTTTACAGTTAATAACTCCTAAAATTACAAGAAAGGAAATTTACTTCGGGGTAAGAATACCTGAGGAAAAATTAGACAGTGATAAATTAAAAAAGGTTTATCCAGGATTTATTTCTGCTAACCTAAAAGTCTGCATTCCCTATATTTTAATTTTTAATGTGATTTTATTTTTTAAATCTCAGCAGGCTGTTGCCATTTTTATAGCAGGCATATTGCTTTATACTTTAGTTAACACATTAATATATTATTATTACCACAGGGAAGTTATAAAAATAAAGCACAGCAATCACTGGGATGAAGGCAAAAAGCAGATAGTGGTTGTGGACACTGAATTCAGCAAAAATAAAAGCAGAAAAATGCTGGCATCTAAGTGGTGGTTTTTGATTCCCTTAGCTTTAATAGCATTAAATGTAACAATGGGATTTGCAGTTTACAATACTCTTCCTGATAGAATTGCAACACACTGGAATGCAGCTGGAGAAGTTAACGGATGGCAGAGAAAGTCCTATGGAACCATAATGCAGCTTCCTGTAGTTCAGCTTTTTCTAGTAATTATAATGTATATATCCTATAAAACTATTGGATGGGCAAAACAGCAGATTGATACCTCAAATCCTGAAGAATCAAAGGAAAAAAACAGGATATTCAGATATGCCTGGTCAGTATATATGATTTTAAGCACAATACTTTTGACCATTATGTTTACCTTTATGAATATGATTGTACTTGGTATTTTAAAAATAGACTCAAAACTAATGCTGCCCATAATACTTGTAATTACAGGAGTAATGCTGGCTGGATCAGTTTATCTGTCTGTAAAGCTTGGACAGGGCGGAAGCAGGATTAATCTCAGCAGGCTTCATGAGAAAAAGGTTAACAGTAGCTCAAAGAATGATGATGAGTACTGGAAGCTTGGGTGCATTTATTTTAATCATGAGGACCCATCCATATTTGTTGAAAAAAGATTTGGAGTAGGCTGGACAATGAACTTTGGAAGTCTGGGAGGCATTCTTGTATTAGTAGGATTAATACTTGCCATAGTTTTACTGCCGGTTTTAATTAAGATTTTATCATGA